From a region of the Cololabis saira isolate AMF1-May2022 chromosome 8, fColSai1.1, whole genome shotgun sequence genome:
- the LOC133449479 gene encoding ubiquitin-conjugating enzyme E2 J2-like has product MVEKGPTLGSIETSDYTKRQLSAQSLAFNLKDKVFCELFPDVVSEIKQKQKAQQELSARSQPLPLPDVVPDGDPQHAHYGMPALNGGPAPVGGANPAPGLQQANRNHGLLGGALANLFVIVGFAAFAYTVKYVLRSIARWKNTQKSHIIVSQTRLKKKGF; this is encoded by the exons ATGGTGGAGAAAGGACCAACCCTCGGAAGTATTGAGACTTCAGACTACaca AAAAGACAGCTCTCAGCCCAAAGTCTGGCCTTCAACCTCAAAGACAAAGTGTTCTGTGAGCTGTTTCCCGATGTTGTCAGT gagataaaacaaaaacagaaggcCCAGCAAGAGTTAAGTGCCCGCTCTCAGCCCCTCCCCCTACCTGATGTGGTACCTGACGGTGACCCTCAGCACGCCCATTATGGCATGCCAGCACTTAATGGAGGACCAGCCCCAGTTGGGGGGGCCAACCCTGCTCCTGGCCTGCAGCAGGCCAATCGCAACCATGGACTTCTAGGTGGTGCTTTAGCCAACCTGTTCGTCATTGTAGGCTTTGCAGCATTTGCCTACACAGTCAAGTACGTTTTGCGGAGCATAGCGAggtggaaaaacacacaaaaaagccaTATAATTGTTAGTCAaaccagattaaaaaaaaaaggcttttga